The following are encoded in a window of Methylicorpusculum oleiharenae genomic DNA:
- a CDS encoding DUF2934 domain-containing protein, producing MENRSAGRLSDFEFRQKWISEAAYYLSERRNFLPGSELDDWLLAEKNLVLMQITRYQAIAYEDGGMSIQGLRLLAKVVGIEGLETMTLAEEIIQAIQKLLDIDPCFNSLPGNDCNQFESCLWKAECRKIIARWHPLKAW from the coding sequence ATGGAAAATCGCTCTGCGGGCCGATTATCTGATTTTGAATTCCGGCAGAAATGGATCTCAGAAGCGGCATACTACTTGTCCGAGCGGCGAAATTTTTTACCCGGGAGTGAACTCGATGATTGGTTACTTGCCGAAAAAAACTTAGTATTAATGCAGATTACGCGTTATCAGGCTATTGCCTATGAAGATGGTGGCATGTCCATTCAAGGGCTGCGGCTTTTAGCAAAAGTGGTAGGCATTGAAGGTTTAGAGACGATGACTCTGGCAGAAGAAATAATTCAAGCCATCCAAAAATTGCTGGATATTGATCCTTGCTTCAATTCTTTACCGGGTAATGACTGCAACCAATTTGAATCATGCCTGTGGAAAGCTGAATGCAGAAAAATTATTGCCAGGTGGCATCCTTTAAAAGCTTGGTAA
- the trxC gene encoding thioredoxin TrxC, producing MNESLHVVCPDCLAINRFPANRLRQGPKCGHCHTLLFNGHPVELNSNNFEKQLSRNDIPLLVDFWAQWCGPCKMMAPAFEQAAKLLEPDVRLGKLNTEAESALSTRYNIRSIPTLIVFKNGRELARQSGAMNTSDMVRWVKGLMHL from the coding sequence ATGAATGAATCACTGCATGTTGTCTGTCCTGATTGTTTAGCAATCAACCGTTTCCCAGCCAATCGGCTGCGACAAGGACCGAAATGTGGGCATTGCCACACACTTTTATTTAACGGACATCCCGTCGAACTTAACAGTAACAACTTTGAAAAACAGCTGTCTCGGAATGACATTCCGTTGTTGGTCGATTTTTGGGCTCAATGGTGTGGTCCATGCAAAATGATGGCGCCGGCTTTTGAACAAGCCGCTAAATTGTTGGAACCAGACGTTCGCCTGGGCAAATTAAATACTGAAGCGGAATCTGCACTCAGCACAAGGTATAACATTCGCAGCATACCTACACTGATTGTGTTTAAAAATGGCAGGGAATTGGCTCGTCAATCTGGTGCTATGAATACGAGTGATATGGTGAGATGGGTGAAAGGTTTGATGCATTTATAA
- a CDS encoding DUF2799 domain-containing protein, with product MNRITGILSLIVLTGCATLSKQDCMQGDWYGVGSKDGHAGETSSRLSDHIKACNEYGIAVDNNAYMDGREQGLKDYCRLENAFIVGLNGQPYHHVCPPNIDRSFAHYHSTAYTVHEDRAELDQLDNDLSSKESQLRDKKLSEKDRSRIRDDIRSLDRQCDRLRDDLYFHERQLDNLRHEAQTAR from the coding sequence ATGAATCGTATAACCGGAATTTTGAGCCTGATTGTTTTGACAGGCTGTGCAACATTGAGCAAACAAGACTGCATGCAAGGTGATTGGTATGGAGTAGGCAGTAAAGACGGCCATGCCGGAGAAACCAGTAGCCGCCTGTCTGATCACATTAAAGCCTGCAATGAATATGGCATTGCCGTTGACAATAATGCTTATATGGACGGTCGCGAACAAGGACTGAAAGATTATTGCCGCCTGGAGAATGCCTTTATCGTCGGTTTGAACGGCCAACCCTATCACCACGTTTGCCCGCCGAACATTGATCGATCGTTTGCACATTATCATTCCACCGCCTACACCGTTCATGAAGATCGAGCCGAACTTGATCAACTCGATAACGACCTGTCCAGCAAAGAAAGCCAATTGCGAGATAAAAAATTGAGCGAAAAAGACCGTTCCCGAATTCGTGACGACATTCGGAGCCTGGATAGGCAGTGTGATCGCCTCCGTGATGATCTCTATTTTCACGAGCGGCAACTCGACAATTTGCGTCACGAAGCCCAAACTGCCCGTTGA